Proteins from a single region of Pseudomonadota bacterium:
- a CDS encoding glycosyltransferase family 9 protein has protein sequence MSPDALRQPRSPRPPDHVSAALVVLARGGMGDVLVSSPVIDALRHRWPEARIDVLVRKGAADMVASHPEVNELLVADEGELDSRDGFHRWLEEVRRRRYDLGLVLWSRFAEAWLLWRAGVPHRVGQDSRLTYSWMYTHRVPIRSEHGDTTSHWVDCQLDYARAVGADLPEPFPRLFLTDAARTQTAAICAEAGIEGPYAVLHVGRGIPLDREKLPPEPFAAMADAIAREHRLAVVLTGGPSEIDVVTAVAETMHEPCVSLAGRLSVPQLGALLERARLVVANDSGPMHMAAGVGAPTVGIFAMQSDLPRRWGPWRGEIVRPDRFRCSAACRKETCARMTCYEDITPEMVVAATRRALRQR, from the coding sequence ATGTCCCCTGATGCCCTTCGACAGCCGCGCTCTCCGCGCCCTCCCGACCACGTGAGCGCGGCGCTGGTGGTACTCGCGCGAGGCGGCATGGGCGATGTCCTGGTGAGCAGCCCGGTGATCGACGCCCTTCGCCATCGATGGCCGGAGGCACGCATCGATGTCCTGGTGCGCAAGGGGGCCGCCGACATGGTGGCCAGTCACCCAGAGGTGAACGAGCTGCTGGTGGCCGACGAAGGAGAGCTCGACAGCCGCGACGGCTTCCACCGCTGGCTCGAAGAGGTGCGACGGCGACGCTACGATCTGGGCCTCGTGCTCTGGAGCCGCTTCGCGGAAGCCTGGCTGCTCTGGCGCGCAGGCGTGCCCCACCGTGTGGGACAGGACTCGCGCCTCACCTATTCGTGGATGTACACGCATCGGGTGCCGATCCGGAGCGAGCATGGTGACACCACCTCGCACTGGGTCGACTGCCAGCTCGACTACGCACGCGCCGTCGGCGCCGACCTCCCCGAACCGTTCCCCCGCCTGTTCCTGACAGATGCCGCCCGCACACAGACCGCCGCCATCTGCGCCGAGGCCGGCATCGAGGGCCCATACGCGGTGCTGCACGTGGGGCGAGGCATCCCCCTCGACAGGGAGAAGCTGCCCCCGGAACCGTTCGCGGCCATGGCCGATGCAATCGCGCGGGAGCACCGGCTTGCGGTCGTGCTCACCGGCGGCCCGTCGGAGATCGACGTGGTGACAGCAGTGGCCGAGACGATGCACGAACCCTGCGTCAGCCTCGCCGGGCGGCTCTCCGTGCCCCAGCTGGGGGCCCTGCTCGAGCGCGCCCGCCTGGTCGTCGCAAACGACTCCGGCCCCATGCACATGGCTGCGGGCGTGGGGGCCCCGACGGTGGGCATCTTCGCCATGCAGAGCGACCTGCCCAGGCGCTGGGGCCCCTGGCGAGGAGAGATCGTACGCCCCGACCGGTTTCGCTGCAGCGCAGCGTGCCGCAAGGAGACCTGCGCGCGCATGACGTGCTACGAAGACATCACGCCAGAAATGGTTGTGGCCGCCACGCGGCGCGCACTGCGCCAGCGATGA
- a CDS encoding type II secretion system protein yields MISPRARRGFTLIELMIVIAIIAILTSILVPNFVRARSQGRVTACKTNLKNIAAATESYSTANGGRYPLNLSLLSPSYIQSIPTCPSAGSNNPYTNGFSSASVPDAYTLVCSGNYHGELGMHSGYPQYLSATGLLER; encoded by the coding sequence ATGATCTCTCCCCGCGCCAGACGAGGCTTCACCCTTATCGAACTGATGATCGTCATCGCCATCATCGCCATCCTGACGAGCATTCTCGTCCCCAACTTCGTTCGCGCGCGCTCGCAGGGCCGCGTGACAGCCTGCAAGACAAACCTCAAGAACATCGCCGCCGCCACCGAATCGTACTCCACCGCCAACGGTGGCCGCTATCCGCTGAACCTCTCCCTGCTGTCACCGAGCTACATCCAGTCCATTCCCACGTGCCCCTCCGCCGGTTCCAACAACCCCTACACAAACGGGTTCAGCTCCGCGTCCGTGCCGGACGCCTACACCCTGGTGTGCTCGGGGAACTACCACGGCGAGCTCGGCATGCACAGCGGCTATCCGCAGTACCTGAGCGCGACAGGCCTGCTCGAGCGCTGA